CTTTCAATCAGCTTCATGGCGTATGGGTGTTCAAGCCGCTTGGCGAGAAGGCCTGCAAGATCAGCCTGGACCTGTCATTTGATTATGCCGGGCCACTGGTACGTGCGACGCTGGGCCCGCTGTTCAATCAGGCGGCCAATACCCTGGTTGACGCGTTTTGCCAGCGGGCCAAGCAAAACGCCGAGCTCAAGCGTTGATCGAGATAGAAGTGGTGTATGCCGCTACCGATCGCCAGGTCTTGCGCTCATTCAAGGTCGACGAAGGAACGTCTGTTCGCGCCGCATTGATCGTGTCGGGCGTTGCCGAGGAGTTTCCGGAGCTGGACCTGACCACTTGCCCTGTCGGGATTTTTGGCAAAGTGGTTGCCGATCCGGACCGGCAGGTGGTCCAGCCGGCGGATCGGCTTGAGATTTATCGACCTTTGCTGGCTGATCCGAAGGAAATTCGGCGCCTGCG
This genomic interval from Pseudomonas alvandae contains the following:
- a CDS encoding RnfH family protein, which gives rise to MIEIEVVYAATDRQVLRSFKVDEGTSVRAALIVSGVAEEFPELDLTTCPVGIFGKVVADPDRQVVQPADRLEIYRPLLADPKEIRRLRAAKAAQARQADQ